In a single window of the Methylococcus sp. Mc7 genome:
- the sucC gene encoding ADP-forming succinate--CoA ligase subunit beta, protein MNIHEYQAKELLKTYGVPVPNGAVAYSDAQAASVAEEIGGSRWVVKAQIHAGGRGKAGGVKVANSIEEVRQYADAMLGSHLVTHQTGPEGSLVQRLWVEQASHIKKEYYLGFVIDRGNQRITLIASSEGGMEIEEVAKETPEKIVKEVVDPAIGLLDFQCRKVATAIGLKGKLMPQAVRLMKAIYRCMRDKDALQAEINPLAVVGESEESLMVLDAKFNFDDNALYRQRVITEMRDLAEEDPKEVEASGHGLNYIALDGDIGCIVNGAGLAMASLDAITLHGGRPANFLDVGGGASPEKVTNACRIVLEDPNVRCILVNIFAGINRCDWIAKGLIQACDSLQIKVPLIVRLAGTNVDEGRKILAESGLSFITAENLDDAAAKAVAIVKG, encoded by the coding sequence GTGAATATCCATGAGTACCAGGCCAAGGAGCTGCTCAAGACCTATGGCGTGCCCGTGCCCAACGGCGCCGTCGCCTATTCCGACGCCCAGGCCGCCAGCGTTGCCGAGGAGATCGGCGGCAGCCGCTGGGTGGTCAAGGCGCAGATCCATGCCGGCGGCCGCGGCAAGGCCGGGGGCGTCAAGGTTGCCAACTCCATCGAGGAAGTCCGCCAATACGCCGACGCCATGCTCGGCAGCCACCTCGTCACCCACCAGACCGGCCCGGAAGGCTCGCTGGTCCAGCGCCTGTGGGTGGAACAGGCCAGCCATATCAAGAAGGAATACTACCTGGGCTTCGTGATCGACCGGGGCAATCAGCGCATCACCCTGATCGCCTCCAGCGAGGGCGGCATGGAAATCGAGGAGGTCGCGAAGGAAACGCCGGAGAAAATCGTCAAGGAAGTCGTGGATCCGGCCATCGGCCTCCTGGATTTCCAGTGCCGCAAGGTCGCCACGGCGATCGGGCTGAAGGGCAAACTGATGCCCCAGGCCGTCCGGCTGATGAAAGCCATCTACCGCTGCATGCGCGACAAGGATGCGCTGCAGGCCGAGATCAACCCGCTGGCGGTGGTCGGTGAAAGCGAGGAATCGCTGATGGTCCTGGATGCCAAGTTCAATTTCGACGACAACGCCCTCTACCGCCAGCGCGTCATCACCGAGATGCGCGACCTGGCCGAGGAAGATCCGAAAGAGGTCGAAGCCTCCGGCCACGGCCTCAACTACATCGCGCTCGACGGCGACATCGGCTGCATCGTCAACGGCGCCGGCCTCGCCATGGCTTCCCTCGACGCCATCACCCTGCACGGCGGCCGGCCGGCCAACTTCCTCGACGTGGGCGGCGGCGCCTCGCCGGAAAAGGTGACCAACGCCTGCCGCATCGTGCTGGAAGACCCCAATGTACGGTGCATCCTGGTCAACATCTTCGCCGGCATCAACCGCTGCGACTGGATCGCCAAGGGCCTGATCCAGGCCTGCGACAGCCTGCAGATCAAGGTGCCGCTGATCGTGCGCCTGGCCGGCACCAACGTCGACGAGGGCCGCAAGATCCTGGCCGAATCGGGCCTTTCCTTCATCACCGCGGAAAATCTGGATGACGCGGCGGCCAAGGCCGTCGCCATCGTCAAGGGATAA
- a CDS encoding helix-turn-helix domain-containing protein, with product MLESFESPAKDPSHTPVVLSEQVRAALVNYLSQLDGISVTDMYTLVMGEVERPLIRTVLEHCCHNQTRAAQLLGLSRSTLRKKMQQHGIE from the coding sequence TTGCTTGAATCTTTCGAATCTCCGGCCAAGGATCCTTCCCACACGCCCGTGGTGCTCAGCGAGCAGGTACGCGCAGCCCTGGTCAATTATTTGTCACAGCTGGACGGCATCAGCGTGACCGACATGTATACCCTCGTCATGGGCGAAGTCGAACGGCCGCTCATCCGCACCGTGCTCGAGCATTGCTGTCACAACCAGACCCGCGCGGCCCAGTTGCTGGGCCTCAGCCGCAGCACGCTGCGCAAGAAGATGCAGCAGCACGGCATCGAATAA
- a CDS encoding OsmC family protein: protein MKARIKWVDNMAFLGESGSGHAVLMDGPPESGGRNLGVRPMEMLLLGMGGCTAFDVVHILKKGRHDVRDCEVHLEAERAETDPKVFTRIHAHFVVKGRALREDAVKRAIELSAEKYCSASIMLGKTAEITHDYEIAEV from the coding sequence ATGAAAGCGCGAATCAAGTGGGTCGATAACATGGCGTTTCTGGGCGAGTCCGGCAGCGGCCATGCCGTTCTGATGGACGGACCGCCCGAGAGCGGGGGCCGGAACCTGGGGGTGCGTCCCATGGAAATGCTGTTGCTGGGCATGGGCGGCTGCACCGCTTTCGACGTCGTCCATATCCTGAAGAAAGGCCGGCACGATGTGCGCGACTGCGAGGTCCATCTCGAAGCCGAACGGGCCGAGACCGATCCGAAGGTCTTCACGCGGATTCATGCCCATTTCGTGGTCAAGGGAAGGGCGCTGCGGGAAGATGCGGTGAAGCGGGCGATCGAGCTTTCGGCGGAAAAATACTGTTCGGCGTCGATCATGCTGGGTAAGACGGCGGAAATCACCCACGATTACGAAATCGCCGAAGTATAG
- a CDS encoding GNAT family N-acetyltransferase: protein MQQKFHIERMDRERLELALDWAAAEGWNPGLHDAASFFAADPGGFFMGFLGDEPVGSISAVSYPGDFGFIGLYIVRPEHRGKGFGLKLWHTAVEHLGERTVGLDGVIERQSSYARSGFVTAHRNIRFEWTGPAALEADPAVRGLEPSDFGELLAYDAALFPGGRDEFLRAWTGQPGCTGLIYRSDDGDIAGYGLLRPCRTGHKLGPLFADTPRIAASLLQAFRCHAGNGSIFIDVPEPNTAALQLAARHGMRRVFETARMYTPRAPSLPLERTFGITTYELG, encoded by the coding sequence ATGCAGCAGAAATTTCACATCGAACGAATGGATCGGGAGCGGCTGGAGCTGGCGCTGGATTGGGCGGCGGCGGAAGGCTGGAACCCCGGCCTGCACGATGCGGCGAGTTTCTTCGCCGCGGATCCGGGCGGATTTTTCATGGGATTTCTGGGCGACGAGCCGGTGGGGAGCATCAGCGCGGTGTCCTATCCCGGCGATTTCGGCTTCATCGGGCTCTACATCGTCCGGCCCGAGCACCGCGGCAAGGGCTTCGGCCTCAAGCTCTGGCATACCGCGGTGGAGCATCTGGGAGAGCGTACCGTCGGCCTGGACGGCGTGATCGAACGGCAGTCCAGCTACGCCCGTTCGGGCTTCGTGACCGCCCACCGCAACATCCGTTTCGAATGGACCGGTCCCGCCGCCTTGGAAGCGGACCCCGCCGTACGCGGGCTGGAGCCGTCCGACTTCGGGGAACTCCTGGCCTACGATGCCGCGCTGTTCCCGGGGGGCCGGGACGAATTCCTGCGCGCCTGGACCGGGCAGCCAGGGTGCACCGGCCTGATCTACCGCTCCGACGACGGCGACATCGCGGGATACGGGCTGCTCCGCCCTTGCCGCACGGGCCACAAGCTCGGTCCGTTGTTCGCCGACACGCCCCGCATCGCGGCGAGCCTGCTGCAGGCCTTCCGCTGTCACGCCGGGAACGGCTCCATCTTCATCGACGTGCCGGAGCCCAATACCGCCGCCTTGCAGCTGGCCGCGCGCCACGGCATGCGGCGGGTGTTCGAGACCGCCCGCATGTATACCCCCCGGGCGCCCTCCCTGCCGCTGGAGCGCACGTTCGGCATCACCACTTACGAGCTGGGCTAG
- a CDS encoding rhodanese-like domain-containing protein has product MRQLDPHQVKALLDKPEAAPLLLDVRESNEFAYCRIDGSLHIPMGEIVSRLSELDPDRTTVVVCHHGMRSFQVAQFLETQGFGQVVNLSGGIDAWAREVDPAVPRY; this is encoded by the coding sequence ATGCGACAACTGGACCCCCATCAAGTCAAAGCACTCCTCGACAAGCCCGAGGCCGCCCCATTGCTGCTGGACGTACGCGAATCCAACGAATTCGCCTATTGCCGCATCGATGGCAGCCTGCACATCCCCATGGGCGAGATCGTATCGAGGCTGAGCGAGCTCGATCCCGACCGGACCACCGTCGTGGTCTGCCACCACGGTATGCGCAGCTTTCAGGTTGCCCAGTTCCTCGAGACCCAGGGCTTCGGGCAGGTCGTCAATCTTTCCGGCGGCATCGACGCCTGGGCGCGGGAAGTGGATCCCGCCGTGCCCCGCTATTGA
- the purH gene encoding bifunctional phosphoribosylaminoimidazolecarboxamide formyltransferase/IMP cyclohydrolase — translation MSNPIARALVSVSDKTGCVEFCRRLAAAGVEIVSSGGTARLLAEHGIPAIEVSDYTGFPEMMDGRVKTLHPKVHGGILGRRGIDEAVMAEHGIRPIDLVVVNLYPFEQAVAKPGCDLETAIENIDIGGPALIRAASKNHASVAVVVDPSDYAAVSAELEASGGGLSHATRFALAAKAFRHTAWYDSAIADYLDRRKGDEGFADPLLLRFRRAQPMRYGENPHQRAAFYVEPGVSAGCIASARQLQGKALSYNNIADADAALECVKGFGELPACVIVKHANPCGVAEGGTLSQAYDLAYATDPTSAFGGIIAFNRTLDAETARAIVERQFVEVIIAPAVAEDALPILAAKPNVRVLSTGDWPADPAPELDFKRVGGGLLVQDKDIERVTGERFRVVSQRAPTERELSDLQFAWRVAKFVKSNAIVYCKDLRTVGIGAGQMSRVYSARIAAIKAQDEGLSVAGSVVASDAYFPFRDGIDAAAEAGVTAVIHPGGSIRDPEVIAAADEHGMAMVFTGIRHFRH, via the coding sequence ATGAGCAATCCTATCGCCCGCGCCCTGGTCAGCGTTTCCGACAAGACCGGCTGCGTGGAATTCTGCCGGCGCCTCGCCGCCGCCGGCGTCGAGATCGTCTCGTCCGGCGGCACCGCGAGGCTGCTGGCCGAACACGGCATCCCGGCCATCGAAGTCAGCGACTACACCGGCTTTCCGGAAATGATGGACGGCCGGGTCAAGACCCTGCACCCCAAGGTCCATGGCGGCATCCTCGGCCGGCGCGGCATCGACGAGGCGGTCATGGCCGAACACGGCATCCGTCCGATCGACCTGGTCGTGGTCAACCTCTATCCGTTCGAACAGGCCGTCGCCAAGCCCGGTTGCGACCTGGAGACCGCCATCGAGAACATCGACATCGGCGGCCCGGCGCTGATCCGCGCGGCGTCGAAGAACCACGCGTCGGTTGCGGTGGTGGTCGATCCCTCGGACTACGCTGCGGTGTCAGCCGAGCTGGAAGCCTCCGGCGGCGGCCTGTCGCACGCCACCCGCTTCGCCCTGGCGGCCAAGGCCTTCCGCCACACCGCCTGGTACGATTCGGCGATTGCCGACTACCTTGACCGCCGCAAAGGGGATGAGGGCTTCGCCGACCCGCTGCTGCTGCGCTTCCGCCGTGCCCAGCCGATGCGCTACGGCGAGAATCCGCACCAGCGCGCGGCGTTCTACGTCGAGCCCGGCGTCTCCGCCGGCTGCATCGCTTCGGCCCGCCAGCTGCAGGGCAAGGCGCTGTCGTACAACAACATCGCGGACGCCGATGCCGCGCTCGAATGCGTCAAAGGCTTCGGCGAGCTTCCCGCCTGCGTGATCGTCAAGCACGCCAATCCGTGCGGCGTGGCCGAAGGCGGCACCCTGTCGCAAGCCTACGACCTGGCCTATGCCACCGACCCGACCTCCGCCTTCGGCGGCATCATCGCCTTCAACCGGACGCTGGACGCCGAAACCGCGCGCGCCATCGTCGAGCGCCAGTTCGTCGAGGTCATCATCGCGCCCGCCGTCGCCGAAGACGCCCTGCCCATTCTGGCCGCAAAGCCCAACGTGCGTGTGCTGAGCACCGGTGACTGGCCCGCCGATCCCGCCCCTGAGCTGGATTTCAAGCGCGTCGGCGGCGGCCTGCTCGTTCAGGACAAGGACATCGAACGGGTGACCGGCGAGCGTTTCCGGGTCGTGAGCCAGCGCGCGCCAACCGAACGGGAGCTGAGCGACCTCCAGTTCGCCTGGCGGGTGGCCAAGTTCGTCAAGTCCAATGCCATCGTCTATTGCAAGGACCTCCGCACGGTCGGCATCGGCGCCGGCCAGATGAGCCGCGTGTACTCCGCCCGCATCGCCGCGATCAAGGCACAGGACGAAGGCTTGAGCGTGGCGGGCTCGGTCGTCGCCTCCGATGCCTACTTCCCGTTCCGGGACGGTATCGACGCCGCCGCCGAAGCCGGGGTCACCGCGGTGATCCATCCGGGCGGCTCGATCAGGGACCCCGAGGTGATCGCCGCCGCGGACGAACACGGCATGGCCATGGTCTTCACCGGCATCCGCCACTTCCGCCACTAG
- a CDS encoding (Fe-S)-binding protein, with product MNPSLESLLADADLCVKCGLCSPHCPTYRQTADENESPRGRIALIQGWASGRLPLTAALRKPLDDCLLCRNCEAVCPAKVPYARLMDRFRAETGQDRKSLAARALSSAVREGLRHPLLANLGRRALDAAARLPGGSAWKALPPAGNPENWYGEHPAAGEPIAHAGLFLGCTAAVADAATVTAILELLPRLGVSVTVPGNQACCGAMDLHAGDAAAAHALMSRNIEAFAKPLDAVIGFASGCSATLLEYRHHSDTPAAETLSAKVQDVSRFLADRIRPERWDLAPLEAKILVHTPCSLRNVCKTESSVDALLRRIPGAEVKILPDKGRCCGAAGSYMVEHRRMAEAIRAETVEAILAESPDYLATSNIGCALHLRAGLQGRADIPVVHPVQLLARLQRA from the coding sequence GTGAACCCGTCGCTGGAATCGCTGCTGGCCGACGCCGACCTGTGCGTCAAATGCGGCCTTTGCTCGCCGCATTGCCCCACTTACCGGCAGACCGCCGACGAGAACGAGTCCCCCCGCGGCCGCATCGCCCTGATCCAGGGCTGGGCCTCGGGCCGGCTGCCTTTGACGGCGGCCTTGCGCAAGCCGCTGGACGACTGCCTGCTGTGCCGGAATTGCGAAGCCGTCTGTCCGGCCAAGGTTCCCTACGCCCGGCTCATGGACCGGTTCCGAGCCGAGACGGGGCAAGACCGCAAGTCCTTGGCGGCCCGCGCCTTGTCGTCCGCGGTGCGTGAAGGGCTGCGCCATCCGTTGCTGGCGAACCTGGGACGGCGGGCACTCGATGCCGCTGCCCGGCTACCCGGCGGCTCCGCCTGGAAAGCTCTGCCGCCCGCCGGAAACCCGGAAAACTGGTACGGCGAACATCCGGCCGCCGGAGAGCCCATCGCCCATGCCGGACTGTTCCTGGGCTGCACGGCGGCGGTGGCCGATGCGGCCACGGTGACGGCGATACTCGAACTGCTGCCGAGACTGGGCGTCAGCGTCACCGTACCGGGAAACCAGGCCTGCTGCGGGGCGATGGACCTGCATGCCGGGGATGCGGCGGCCGCGCATGCGCTGATGTCCCGCAACATCGAGGCATTCGCGAAGCCGCTGGATGCGGTGATCGGATTCGCCAGCGGCTGCAGCGCGACCCTGTTGGAATACCGCCACCATTCCGATACACCGGCGGCGGAAACCCTTTCGGCAAAAGTCCAGGACGTCAGCCGCTTCCTGGCCGATCGCATCCGCCCCGAACGCTGGGATCTCGCGCCGCTGGAGGCCAAGATTCTGGTTCACACTCCCTGCTCACTGCGCAACGTCTGCAAGACCGAAAGCAGCGTGGATGCGCTATTGCGCAGGATTCCCGGCGCCGAAGTGAAGATCCTGCCCGACAAGGGGCGCTGCTGCGGCGCCGCCGGCAGCTACATGGTCGAACACCGCCGCATGGCCGAGGCCATCCGCGCCGAAACGGTGGAAGCCATCCTGGCGGAGTCTCCGGATTACCTGGCGACCTCCAACATCGGCTGCGCCCTGCATCTGCGCGCCGGATTGCAAGGCCGGGCGGATATCCCCGTGGTCCACCCGGTCCAACTGCTGGCGCGGCTCCAGCGCGCTTGA
- the dusB gene encoding tRNA dihydrouridine synthase DusB, with protein MQIGPYRLSSPVILAPMAGVTDLPFRRLCRQFGAGLAVSEMMAAKPALQATRKSMLRRDHRGEPGPISVQIVGADPREMAEAARRNAGLGADIIDINMGCPAKKVCNVAAGSALLRDEKLVASILEAVVQAVPVPVTLKIRTGWDSASRNAVTIGKIAESAGIRALTVHGRTRACGFAGAAEYSTITEVKNAIGIPVIANGDVDSPGKAEAVLRSTGADAVMIGRGAWGRPWLLREIAARLKDGRQPLPPTLDEIRRTVLGHLEALYSFYGEVQGVRIARKHIGWYAARIPGLDDRPVRGIFSLDNAPQQLSAVDALLKFQFEKTAA; from the coding sequence ATGCAAATCGGACCCTACCGCCTCAGCAGCCCGGTCATCCTCGCGCCCATGGCGGGCGTCACCGACCTCCCCTTTCGCAGACTCTGCCGGCAATTCGGCGCGGGGCTCGCGGTCTCGGAGATGATGGCCGCCAAGCCGGCCTTGCAGGCCACGCGCAAGTCCATGCTGCGGCGAGACCACCGCGGTGAGCCGGGCCCGATCAGCGTACAGATCGTCGGCGCCGATCCGCGGGAAATGGCCGAGGCGGCTCGCCGCAACGCCGGTCTCGGCGCCGATATCATCGACATCAACATGGGCTGCCCCGCAAAAAAGGTCTGTAACGTCGCCGCCGGTTCGGCTCTGCTGCGCGACGAGAAGCTGGTGGCGAGCATACTCGAAGCGGTGGTCCAGGCCGTGCCGGTTCCGGTCACCCTGAAGATCAGGACCGGCTGGGATTCGGCGTCCCGTAACGCGGTCACCATCGGCAAAATCGCGGAAAGCGCCGGAATTCGGGCGCTCACGGTCCACGGCCGCACCCGCGCCTGCGGGTTTGCGGGGGCAGCCGAATACTCTACAATTACCGAGGTTAAGAATGCCATCGGCATTCCGGTCATCGCCAACGGCGACGTCGACTCTCCCGGAAAAGCCGAGGCCGTGCTCCGATCGACCGGCGCGGACGCCGTGATGATCGGCCGTGGCGCCTGGGGACGACCCTGGCTGCTGCGGGAAATCGCCGCGCGGCTCAAGGACGGCCGCCAGCCCTTGCCCCCTACGCTCGACGAGATACGCCGCACCGTGCTCGGCCACCTCGAGGCGCTGTATTCCTTCTATGGGGAGGTGCAGGGGGTGCGCATCGCACGCAAACATATCGGCTGGTACGCCGCCCGCATCCCGGGTTTGGACGATCGGCCGGTACGGGGGATTTTTTCCCTCGACAACGCCCCCCAGCAGCTCTCCGCTGTGGACGCCCTGTTGAAGTTTCAGTTCGAGAAGACCGCTGCATGA
- the dtd gene encoding D-aminoacyl-tRNA deacylase, with translation MIALIQRVTEASVYVGGETVGAIGRGILALVAVERGDGEAQVSRMAERLLGYRMFPDTGDRMNLSLSETGGGLLLVSQFTLAADTAKGMRPSFTPAADPETGRRLFDALADAARRRHSPVATGRFGADMQVSLVNDGPVTFLLRCPPG, from the coding sequence ATGATCGCCCTCATCCAGCGGGTGACTGAGGCCAGCGTCTACGTCGGCGGCGAAACCGTCGGCGCCATAGGCCGGGGCATCCTGGCCTTGGTGGCCGTCGAGCGCGGCGACGGCGAAGCCCAGGTGTCGCGCATGGCCGAGCGCCTGCTCGGCTACCGGATGTTCCCGGACACAGGAGACCGCATGAACCTGAGCCTGTCCGAGACCGGCGGCGGCCTGCTGCTGGTTTCGCAGTTCACCCTGGCCGCCGACACCGCGAAGGGCATGCGCCCGAGCTTTACCCCGGCGGCGGACCCCGAAACCGGCCGCCGGCTGTTCGACGCCCTGGCGGATGCCGCCCGGCGCCGCCATTCCCCCGTCGCAACCGGGCGCTTCGGCGCCGACATGCAGGTTTCCCTCGTCAATGACGGCCCCGTGACCTTCCTCCTGCGCTGTCCGCCCGGCTGA
- the sucD gene encoding succinate--CoA ligase subunit alpha codes for MSVFVNKHSKVIFQGFTGEHATFHAKDAMRMGTQVVGGVTPGKGGTRHPDPDLAHLPVFDTVAEAVAATGADVSAVFVPPPFNADALMEAIDAGIRVAVTIADGIPVHDMIRLQRYRVGKDSIVIGPNTPGIITPGECKVGIMPSHIYKKGKVGIVSRSGTLNYEATEQMAAVGLGITTSVGIGGDPINGTDFVTVLRAFEADPETEIVVMIGEIGGPQEVAAARWAKENMRKPVIGFVAGLAAPAGRRMGHAGAIISSEADTAGAKMDAMEALGLYVARNPAQIGQTVLRAAQERGIKF; via the coding sequence ATGAGCGTATTCGTTAACAAGCACTCCAAGGTCATCTTCCAGGGCTTCACCGGCGAGCACGCCACCTTCCACGCCAAGGACGCCATGCGGATGGGCACCCAGGTGGTCGGCGGAGTCACTCCCGGCAAAGGCGGCACCCGCCATCCCGACCCCGACCTCGCCCACCTACCGGTATTCGACACCGTGGCCGAAGCCGTGGCCGCCACCGGCGCCGACGTCTCCGCGGTGTTCGTGCCGCCCCCGTTCAACGCCGATGCGCTGATGGAAGCCATCGACGCGGGCATCCGGGTCGCCGTGACCATCGCCGACGGCATCCCGGTGCACGACATGATCCGGTTGCAGCGCTACCGCGTGGGCAAGGACTCCATCGTGATCGGACCGAACACCCCGGGCATCATCACGCCGGGCGAATGCAAGGTGGGCATCATGCCTTCGCACATCTACAAGAAGGGCAAGGTCGGCATCGTGTCGCGCTCCGGCACCCTCAATTACGAGGCGACCGAACAGATGGCGGCGGTGGGACTGGGCATCACCACCTCGGTCGGCATCGGCGGCGACCCCATCAACGGCACCGACTTCGTCACCGTATTGCGCGCCTTCGAGGCCGACCCGGAAACCGAGATCGTCGTCATGATCGGCGAAATCGGAGGGCCCCAGGAGGTCGCCGCCGCCCGCTGGGCCAAGGAAAACATGCGGAAGCCCGTCATCGGCTTCGTCGCCGGCCTCGCCGCGCCGGCGGGCCGCCGTATGGGCCATGCCGGCGCCATCATCTCCAGCGAGGCCGATACCGCCGGCGCCAAGATGGACGCCATGGAAGCCTTGGGGCTGTACGTCGCCCGGAATCCGGCGCAGATCGGCCAGACCGTGCTGCGCGCCGCGCAGGAACGCGGGATCAAATTCTGA
- the speD gene encoding adenosylmethionine decarboxylase has translation MDNKLQLHGFNNLTKSLSFNIYDICYAKSESGQRRYIEYIDEAYSAKRLTQILTDVNAIIGAEILNIARQDYEPQGASVTMLISEGHEAPAAITNSESPGPMPEAVVAHLNKSHITVHTYPESHPHAGISTFRADIDVSTCGRISPLKALNYLIHSFESDIVIMDYRVRGFTRDISGQKHYIDHDITSIQNYISDATADRYQMIDVNVYQEKIFHTKMILKDFNLDNYLFETDKDQLIPEERTHVQKQLQREMAEIFYGRNYKLRR, from the coding sequence ATGGACAACAAGCTGCAATTACACGGGTTCAACAACCTGACCAAATCGCTGAGCTTCAACATCTACGACATTTGCTACGCAAAGTCGGAATCGGGCCAGCGCCGCTACATCGAGTACATCGACGAAGCCTACAGCGCCAAGCGCCTGACTCAGATACTCACCGACGTCAACGCGATCATCGGTGCCGAGATTCTGAACATCGCGCGCCAGGATTACGAGCCGCAGGGCGCCAGCGTGACGATGCTGATCTCGGAAGGGCATGAGGCTCCCGCCGCGATCACCAATTCCGAGTCGCCCGGCCCGATGCCGGAAGCCGTCGTGGCGCATCTGAACAAAAGCCACATCACGGTACACACTTATCCGGAGAGCCACCCGCATGCCGGCATCAGCACTTTCCGCGCCGACATCGACGTCTCCACCTGCGGCCGCATTTCGCCGCTGAAGGCACTGAACTACCTGATCCACAGCTTCGAGTCGGACATCGTGATCATGGACTACCGGGTGCGCGGCTTCACCCGTGACATCAGCGGCCAAAAGCATTACATCGACCACGACATTACCTCGATCCAGAACTACATCTCCGACGCCACGGCGGACCGGTATCAGATGATCGACGTGAACGTCTATCAGGAAAAGATATTCCACACCAAGATGATCCTGAAGGACTTCAATCTCGACAACTACCTGTTCGAGACCGACAAGGACCAGCTGATTCCGGAGGAGCGCACCCATGTGCAGAAGCAGCTCCAGCGGGAGATGGCGGAAATTTTCTACGGCCGCAATTACAAGCTGCGGCGCTGA
- a CDS encoding CoA ester lyase, with translation MAVKNRLHRSELAVPGSNPRMLEKAPEAGADIVFLDLEDAVAPDDKEQARRNIVSALNTYDWSKCAVSIRINGLDTHYAYRDLVEIVESCGDKLDTILIPKVGCASDVWFVATLLSQIEAYKGFKPINIHVLIETAMGMANVEEIARTCPERMEAMVFGVADYAASVRARTTNIGGANPDYGMLTDPDETGARAYHWGDQWHFGISRMVAACRAYGLRPIDGPFGDFSDPEGFRAAARRAAALGCEGKWAIHPSQIPLCNEIFTPTEKEVTRAYRILEAMELAAKEGKGAVSLDGRLIDAASIRMAENVVRQMKQIESCR, from the coding sequence ATGGCTGTCAAGAACCGTCTCCACCGCAGCGAACTCGCGGTGCCGGGCAGCAATCCGCGCATGCTCGAGAAAGCGCCGGAAGCCGGCGCCGATATCGTTTTTCTGGACCTGGAAGACGCGGTTGCGCCGGACGACAAGGAACAAGCGCGCAGGAACATCGTCTCGGCGCTCAATACCTACGATTGGTCCAAATGCGCGGTGTCCATCCGCATCAACGGCCTCGACACCCATTACGCCTACCGCGACCTCGTTGAAATCGTCGAATCCTGCGGCGACAAGCTCGACACCATTCTGATTCCGAAAGTGGGCTGCGCCTCGGATGTCTGGTTCGTCGCGACCCTGCTTTCCCAGATCGAAGCATATAAAGGCTTCAAGCCGATCAACATCCACGTGCTGATCGAAACGGCCATGGGCATGGCCAACGTGGAAGAAATCGCCCGCACCTGCCCGGAGCGCATGGAGGCCATGGTGTTCGGCGTGGCCGACTACGCGGCGTCGGTGCGCGCCCGCACCACCAACATCGGCGGCGCCAATCCGGATTACGGCATGCTGACCGATCCCGACGAGACCGGCGCCCGCGCCTATCACTGGGGCGACCAATGGCATTTCGGCATTTCCCGCATGGTCGCGGCCTGCCGCGCCTACGGCCTTCGCCCCATCGACGGCCCCTTCGGCGACTTCAGCGATCCCGAAGGCTTCCGCGCCGCGGCCCGCCGCGCCGCAGCCCTGGGCTGCGAAGGGAAGTGGGCGATCCACCCCTCCCAGATTCCGCTGTGCAACGAAATCTTCACGCCCACGGAGAAGGAAGTCACCCGAGCCTACCGCATCCTGGAAGCCATGGAGCTGGCGGCAAAGGAGGGTAAAGGCGCGGTATCCCTGGATGGGCGCCTGATCGACGCCGCTTCGATCCGGATGGCGGAGAACGTGGTTCGCCAGATGAAACAGATCGAGTCGTGCCGGTAG